The genomic interval tacTGCATCAACAAAGTAAGATGAGCTAGTGCATAACTAACTGCAACTTATACTATCAAAGGCACTAAAACTGTTGCAAAGACTTTGCTAAATGTGGAGCAGCTGGTTTTGTGACCCCTATTTCATTGACAAAAAAATGCCCCCCACTGTGTCAAAAAGCTGCAAAGCATTCTTACCAGGTGTGCCAGCAGAGGGTGCTTTTGCAGGTACATGCTCAGTGTCATCCTGGAAAAtacaaagttaataaaataatcaaaagacaagcatttatatactgtataaaaagtaCTATCGTACTATCGTATGAGGCCCAATTATAGATGCACTTTCTTATTATTTACCAGCTACAAGTTCATATTAATGACCCAAAAGCAAGCactatgtaattttaaattttaccaaCTTTGTTGGAGCAAAGTTGGAGATATGCAACTAAGCTAAACTTTAGGGCAAAATACATTAGAAGGTGGCCATGCACTGCAATGTTCACTGaccactgaaataaaataaagttttgaaagtCGAATTTTTCTACCACTATGTTGCTTGGAGGGGTGGGTAAAGCAGCTTCACTGGTATGTGGTGAACTTATTCCATGAGCTGATCTACGAGTTAGTTTAAAACGTGTACCAAGGCCCTGTTACTTTAGATAGGCCCCTGAAAAGTTAAGTCTTGTCCCATTTTTTCCCCACAGTTTGATTACTTCGGTGATAGGCTAATAGTTTGCTCCTTTTTTTATTCCCCAGCTGTGGATTTTGCACTTACCGTTTTGTCTTCTTTTGAGTCGGAGTCTGATGGTACTTTTTCTGCAATCCGTCTCCTGTACCAGGAAGGAAAAAGGGTGCCATTAATAATATTTCCGCTGTATAGGTATAACAAATGATCAAATTTGCTCTGTTGGAACAAAGGCAGCCATATTTCTAATACAGGTGATTGAGGTATTGAAAGATGCAAGCTTTGCATTATGGGGTGTAGGAATGCATGACTATGCTCCTGTTTACAACAACTTGAATGCATTATCAGGTTTCATTTTCCCGGTTACTCCTTTCCCTTCTTCAACATTCGAATGAaagttaaataaaacctttattaatTACATTAGGTATTTTAGATCTAGTGAGATCATCACTCTGCTATGCAAGAAAAATGGCTGTTGGGGTGCTGCACATAGCTTTATGAAATTTTCAAAGCACCCAAGCTCAGAGCTCCTGCCAAGAGCAATCAGCATGCAGCCTGCAAGCAGTGAGCAAATAATAAATTGCCTTGATAGGTTGACAAAAGTTTAACGGTCTAAAAGAAGCACAGCACGCAGGGGGAACTAGACATCTGATGCTCCCGAAATGGGCAATGCTGAACATGTTTGAGCCAGCATATAATAATATCGGGTATttaatatagtgctgacatattacgcagcgctttacaaagtccatagtcatgtcactagctgtccctcaaaaagagTCACAATCTAATTTGGTTCCTAATTTTgtcacagtctaaagtcaatttggaaatccaattaacctaactgcaactGTCCTTCGCGTTAGTCTCACCTCCTGGCTAATAGTGCACTCATTTCTTCCATCAATCCACCCCCACCTATTGGAAGGGGGCCATTTCCACGACTTGATTCTGCTTTGGAGGGTCCCGAACTGGCTCCGACGGAACCTGTACCTCCCTGACTGGAGGAGTCTTCAGTCTATGAAATAAAGAACAGGCAACATTAAAGGCTTTGGACTTTCCAGCTGCTTGTAGCAGTTTATAATAAAggtcctacttttttttttctctacatggCAACAAAATAACGGTGTAAGAAAAATATAGCATTATTGAGGACCATTTCCTTAGGTTTCATGGGTTGTTTTCAGATACTGGAAAACAGAAAGATGGGGGGAATCACATCAGTGGCAGTGTGATAGTGCCTAAGCCAAATCTTCCTCGGCTTCTGCCACGTGCAACTCCTGCATGTGGCAGTGGAATGGTAACATGCACACACAATGtatgttttacagaaaaagtcAAATTTCGTCTAATAATTTTAGCCTATATCTCTGGATCCACTAGTAGTTCACATGTTGCTTTCACTGGAGGTACCCTGTATGACAATATACTTTTAGGTCCGGTGTCTATAGGGTGCAGGAGTCAGAACCAACTAAAAACCCATCAAGAAAAAAGACTGCAGTGTGAATGACACCCTATGCTATGAATGTTCTTACGGTAAAAATTGCCTAAAGGACAACAGTCATCAAGAAATGAGATGGGGTTGGGACAAACATTAGTGTTTAAACATTTACCCAATGCTTTGAAAgcatttacagtaaaaatgtcTTCAAAGTCAAAGAGGTGCTCATTACATTTGGGATCAGAATCAGTTACAAGCTTCCAAAATATTCAAAGGgctttaaaaatcaaatttaaatatatttacccgAGAAACTTTTCTAAGCTTGGCTCCAGCCAAAGCAGCAGCAAGGCCTGATAGCGGACGGTTGTCTTCTGAGGCCACGGAAGCCGCAGAAAAAGGTAGTGGAGGTGCAGGAGGTGGTGGGGGGGCTGGTGGAGGAGGTGTTACCATTGGTGCAGGTGGTGGAGGACCAGGTGGTGGAGGGGgaccaggaggaggaggtaggGCAGAAGCTGAAGGGGGAAGTGGTGGGGCTGGGGGAGGCGGGGGCATGCCCACTTGAGACAAATTTGAACCAGTTGGCAGAGGAGGTGGAGGCGGAGGTGCTGGCGGTCCTGGTAAAACACCTACACAAAGGAGAAAGCATGAGGAATTGCCATTAATAAAATATCCACGTTATTATTTAATTCATACATTTCATTACTAAAGTAagcaaggaaaaggaaaagacttaaaaagcaaacaaaatgttaaagTTAGTGGGAATTTTGAAAAAGGGAAAGCAGTTGTGAaataaactaaagcaaaaaaaatttactttcagTGTTACGGGTAACCTGATAATTGGTCTGCTCACACTTTGTGAGTGAGAATGTGAAAACCAAAGTCAGATGTTCTGTTGCAGCAAACCAAGCTGTTCCAAATCTGGTCAGTCAATGGGCTACAGCAAAATTCTGACATGATACTACAGGTGTGCGCTATCACACTGCATGAAATGTCCCCATGCCTAAAAGCAATTAGGGCTACAACAGCTGGCATCCATTGGTTTTAGCTGCGAGATATCCACCTAAAAGCTGCATTTAAACTACAAATAAACCCACAAATTTTCACAAAGCTGAGGCTTTAAATATTGTTCAATCTGTAAATACACCAATGTCCTtttctgcattgtttttcattatattatgCTTACTGGTGCATGCACAATGCATGGAACATTGCAGGTAATTATGTCAGATCTTGTAGTTGGCTACATGTGTGGAACCACTGCAACTGCAGATATAAATGAAGGTCAAATCAGTTATCATCCTCAGAAGATAggaaggtttagttccactttctaCTTTTCTTTTCAGTGTCTGATggtgcaatgcaaaaaaaaaaactttacaaaatatatttaattacttagTTGGCCTAAAACCTTGGTGGACAAGTTAAGATGGCACCAAAAGGTATGTTGGACCATCCCAAGGATTATTACATCTTATTCTGGACGATCCAAGCATCCCTGCACAAGCCAAATCTTAGCGCACTCCTATTTGGGGGCAAGAAAACCAACCACTGCATTCCTTTTATAGGCCCGCTGTACCTTTGTTTTCAGATGCCCAAATGCCCATGCACAATTATTCTTGTTCTCCTAGTGCCAATGTACTGTAGGGTCATCATGGATCATGCATGGGTTTCATGGTGTTTATTAATTACTAATAGGGCAGATCCAGACCCATTATTTAGATCAGGTGGACACCAAAAAGAGTAGGACCCCCAAAAatcacctttttcttttcttcgtttcttttttcttttttttgagctatttttattacattctgttTTAAACAGACCCACATTTTGTAAGAccaaaaagtttgaaaacttAAAGAGTAACACAGACAATTGGGGCATCATCTTAAAAACAAAGGCTGCGCACCACTCCTTTAGATCACAaggaaataaaacacatgtaaaacatCAGAATGGCAACATGTTCCTAGGACTACACAGCCAGGTTATGGTCAGACCAACCTTTTCTTAACACAAGCTTAAGGATGGCATGTGCCGGTTAGTCAGTTAATGGCAGTGACAGAAAGCCTTACCCGGATGGGCCGCAGGGTCAGTCGGTTGAGAGGAGGTGGTCAAGTCTGGCTGAGAAGCATAGGTGTCTCCCAGCACAGAGAGTAAAGAGTTCTCGACAGAGGCAGGGGAAGCTGCAGAGGGAGAAGGGAGAACACTTGGCTGGCATGCTGAGACAACAGAAGCGCTCGGAGAACAAGTGACAGCTTGAGATGAGGACAGTGAGAATGGAGCAAAGGAtggaggtggtggtggaggaggaggtagGGCAGAAGTAGATGATGCATCATAGGAAGGGGTATCAGTGTGCCCATTAGGAGTGGAGGATAGGAGGGCTAGCTGAGCGGCAGACACTAGATGTACAGCCCTAGGGCCTGTGGCTTTGCCAGGTGGACTGCTGATCATAACTGGCGGAGAGGGAGGAAGTGGAGCAAAGTTAGAAGCAGACCACGTTATGGGCTTAACTGGAGGGGGAGGTGGGGGTGGTGGAGGTGGCGCTTGGCTTACAGGGGATGGCGGCCGTGAAATTTTATTAATAGGCCGTGGGACAGTGGCGTAATGTGGAAGGACAGGATGGAAGGCAGAGCCCAGCGATGTGGCAAATCGTGAGGCAGAGTGGCGCAGGGGAGGGGTAGGTGGTGTTGAACTGATGGATTGAGAAGTGACAATGACATAGTCGCCGATGGAGTCTGTGCATATGGATGACACTGGGACAGAGATGGCTTTAGCGTAAGAGATGGGGGATGCGGAGTGAGACTGAGAGCTAGAGTAATCGAGATGCGCAGTGTTATATGAGTTGTCGAAAGATGAGTCTGGGGTGGATTTTGTGCACAAAAGCAGCAACAGACAAgacaaataaagaagaaaaaaaagagaaaaaaggagctAATGAAGCAACCAAACCAGCATTCAAAGGAAAAGATTAAATGAGAACTACGGTTAGTATAAGATTAGAAAAAGAAGTTATTGCTTGAAAGTTTACTACCAACCTGACACAAATCAACAGTACAAATGGAGAACAACTGGTAAAAATGATTATCTAGATACAGACTACTATAAGGTGGGTGTTCAGATCTCCTATATGCGCTTTTTTTGTATGggaatttattatacatttgtgcTCATAGGTTTATATCCCCTCGCAGAatttataaaatggtaaaaaaaaattgcttttccaaatttaaaaaacaacttaaaaaatgccaaaaacccTGCAAGGCATTCTAACTTCTAGAACAAAATCTTGTAGAGTAATGAGGTCAAAATTTAACTTTATGGTGACAACTATAAATACTTTGTTTGGAGATTCTCAACAAGGTCTATGAAGAAGAGCATACTGTGAAGAATGGAAGTGGATCTCTGATGCCAgaggagcagtgtttctcaacctttttaaaatgggggaacccttaaactaactttcaggtctagaatggtggccattgggaggaatgtcacccttacagatagccaaaaagctaAATGGTGTCCCTTAAACTCACCTGAGaagtgcaaactgctcattgctcaaggaacccctagcaacccctgaggaaaccctgattgagaatcaTTGCTTTAGAGGCTGCACTCAGAAAAAGTGAAGGTTCTAAAATGTGTATCATAATCTCATGACATCAACATCATTGGGTCAGTTTAGGGGAATCTTAAATGCAGTAAACAGTAGACAACCAAATAATTTACATAATCTAAAAGCTTTTTGGACAAGAATAAAGGGCAGCTTTACTTTAATATAAGAAATCAAAATACAACTAGGGgtataaaaacctttttaatattcTATTATCTTCCATTactattacatatatattgtttttcaagtCAGAATATGGTTCACATTTTACAAATTCTGCCAGGGATTCATTAACTCATGAACACCTCTGAACAAACCAGCTGCCCTTGGTTTCCCAACATCCCCAGGCATATGTATTGTGTGCTGCCCTTGTGTTCAAATGAAAGCACTGTAAAGCCTGGTGGGTTTTGTAAATATAGTGTCTTCCAGTGCCCCTCTAAAATGCAACACATCTTGTATTTGTCAAACTGCATATTTAGAGTTTTTAATCATAGAGAATGGTTGCTTCCATCTACAGCTTGTCTGAAGTCTGCTTTGTTTACATGCCCACCTGTGAGATATTCAGACCAACATTACACTACAAACCCTAGCAATATCGAGCACCTAATAGTTGCCCCGACTTGCTTTACTGGAGCATTTTACTTTGGCACTGGTGTTATGTGACTAAAACTACCTTTTTTGCTTTAGTGAATAGTTTAGGTTCAACTTTTGCAATTAATGGCTTTAAAAATTACTACCGCTTTATTAGAGTCAACAAGCAAGGCTCAAAGCATGTACCTGGACGTTTACTTTGCTCAATTTGCCCGCTCCGTCTTCGTAAAGGTTTTTTAACAGGACAAGTTTTGATGCCCTTTGCAGACTAATGCCTTTGTTGGCTTTTATGGGATGAGGTTCCCTGGCATCTGTTGTCACATTTTACTATCTAATGGGAATTTAGCCTAATTTTAAACCTTGATAAAAGcacactttttttctgatttcctaTTAAGTCTTTTACCTGTTCTGTGTCAGTGTGGCACTAGCCTGAATAGTGCCATATTGGCAAACCAAGGAATACAGAACAGATTTTGCAACCAGAGCCTttaagagctaaaaaaaaaaaaaaaaaccctttcactTGGCATTTCTGCATTCTCGGATATCTGCTAGCAGTAATTAATGAGCTGTATGGGTGTCTGATGCTTAATATGCTATGAGTGAAAGAAATGGGTGTAAAGAGTGTTGCAGATCTCCTGTGTATGTCTACGTGTGTGCACATGGGCAGTCTCTTACCAGCATTGGATACCCTTCTCTCACGGTCCCATTGCAGCTGCTCCTTCTCCAGCTGTTCCTGCAGCTCTCTTTCTTGTCTCTCTTGCTCCAGCCTCTCTTGCTCCTGCAGCTCTCTCTCTAGCTGCTCTTGGCGCTCCCTCTCTTGTCTCTCGCGCTCTCTTTCCCGTTCCAGTTGATCTTGTTCTAAGCGCTCACGCTCGAGTCGCTCACGCTCGAGGCGTTCGCGCTCCAGCCGCTCCCTTTCGAGCCGCTCTCGTTCCTGCCTCTCCCTCTCCAACCTCTCGCGCTCCAGACGCTCTCGTTCCATACGTTCACGTTCCTGACGCTCACGTTCCAGCTCCTTTTGACGCTGCTGCTCCTGCAGCTGCCTGTAAAGAAAGCAGAGGAGAAGAAGTGTTAAAGGGAGAAATGTCTCTATGGTTACCAGTTAAATGCTTAGCTCAACCTGCATTAATATTTTAGCAGAAAACTAATCAGTTATTTTTGTTGCAGTGAACAGGAGGATGTGTTTGAGCAGCACAGGCATCATGGTATCAGAGGTTAACATTTCAAGACAA from Pyxicephalus adspersus chromosome 4, UCB_Pads_2.0, whole genome shotgun sequence carries:
- the ENAH gene encoding protein enabled homolog isoform X1, with the translated sequence MRAVRPFGRGIDGRLQRRRREKSCTGADLGAGLWLLAGVQKTVVAPYPFPKECWGVSVYALGCHSLSAHREPGRGTSPFTSGRGRRADTMSEQSICQARAAVMVYDDANKKWIPAGGSTGFSRVHIYHHTGNNTFRVVGRKIHDHQVVINCAIPKGLKYNQATQTFHQWRDARQVYGLNFGSKEDANVFASAMMHALEVLNSQESGPTLSRQNSHIPQQVQNGPSQEELEIQRRQLQEQQRQKELERERQERERMERERLERERLERERQERERLERERLERERLERERLERERLEQDQLERERERERQERERQEQLERELQEQERLEQERQERELQEQLEKEQLQWDRERRVSNADSSFDNSYNTAHLDYSSSQSHSASPISYAKAISVPVSSICTDSIGDYVIVTSQSISSTPPTPPLRHSASRFATSLGSAFHPVLPHYATVPRPINKISRPPSPVSQAPPPPPPPPPPVKPITWSASNFAPLPPSPPVMISSPPGKATGPRAVHLVSAAQLALLSSTPNGHTDTPSYDASSTSALPPPPPPPPSFAPFSLSSSQAVTCSPSASVVSACQPSVLPSPSAASPASVENSLLSVLGDTYASQPDLTTSSQPTDPAAHPGVLPGPPAPPPPPPLPTGSNLSQVGMPPPPPAPPLPPSASALPPPPGPPPPPGPPPPAPMVTPPPPAPPPPPAPPLPFSAASVASEDNRPLSGLAAALAGAKLRKVSRTEDSSSQGGTGSVGASSGPSKAESSRGNGPLPIGGGGLMEEMSALLARRRRIAEKVPSDSDSKEDKTDDTEHVPAKAPSAGTPEPTRKPWERTNTINGSKSPIISRPKSTPTGQPSANGVQSEALDYDRLKQDILEEMRKELTKLKEELIDAIRQELGKSNSA
- the ENAH gene encoding protein enabled homolog isoform X3, which codes for MRAVRPFGRGIDGRLQRRRREKSCTGADLGAGLWLLAGVQKTVVAPYPFPKECWGVSVYALGCHSLSAHREPGRGTSPFTSGRGRRADTMSEQSICQARAAVMVYDDANKKWIPAGGSTGFSRVHIYHHTGNNTFRVVGRKIHDHQVVINCAIPKGLKYNQATQTFHQWRDARQVYGLNFGSKEDANVFASAMMHALEVLNSQESGPTLSRQNSHIPQQVQNGPSQEELEIQRRQLQEQQRQKELERERQERERMERERLERERLERERQERERLERERLERERLERERLERERLEQDQLERERERERQERERQEQLERELQEQERLEQERQERELQEQLEKEQLQWDRERRVSNAGVLPGPPAPPPPPPLPTGSNLSQVGMPPPPPAPPLPPSASALPPPPGPPPPPGPPPPAPMVTPPPPAPPPPPAPPLPFSAASVASEDNRPLSGLAAALAGAKLRKVSRTEDSSSQGGTGSVGASSGPSKAESSRGNGPLPIGGGGLMEEMSALLARRRRIAEKVPSDSDSKEDKTDDTEHVPAKAPSAGTPEPTRKPWERTNTINGSKSPIISRPKSTPTGQPSANGVQSEALDYDRLKQDILEEMRKELTKLKEELIDAIRQELGKSNSA
- the ENAH gene encoding protein enabled homolog isoform X2, coding for MRAVRPFGRGIDGRLQRRRREKSCTGADLGAGLWLLAGVQKTVVAPYPFPKECWGVSVYALGCHSLSAHREPGRGTSPFTSGRGRRADTMSEQSICQARAAVMVYDDANKKWIPAGGSTGFSRVHIYHHTGNNTFRVVGRKIHDHQVVINCAIPKGLKYNQATQTFHQWRDARQVYGLNFGSKEDANVFASAMMHALEVLNSQESGPTLSRQNSHIPQQVQNGPSQEELEIQRRQLQEQQRQKELERERQERERMERERLERERLERERQERERLERERLERERLERERLERERLEQDQLERERERERQERERQEQLERELQEQERLEQERQERELQEQLEKEQLQWDRERRVSNAASPASVENSLLSVLGDTYASQPDLTTSSQPTDPAAHPGVLPGPPAPPPPPPLPTGSNLSQVGMPPPPPAPPLPPSASALPPPPGPPPPPGPPPPAPMVTPPPPAPPPPPAPPLPFSAASVASEDNRPLSGLAAALAGAKLRKVSRTEDSSSQGGTGSVGASSGPSKAESSRGNGPLPIGGGGLMEEMSALLARRRRIAEKVPSDSDSKEDKTDDTEHVPAKAPSAGTPEPTRKPWERTNTINGSKSPIISRPKSTPTGQPSANGVQSEALDYDRLKQDILEEMRKELTKLKEELIDAIRQELGKSNSA